A DNA window from Thiopseudomonas alkaliphila contains the following coding sequences:
- the metH gene encoding methionine synthase, whose product MSTPSDRHQALLHALTQRILLLDGAMGTMIQNEQLSEEQFRGERFADWSQDVKGNNDLLILTQPQLIQKIERAYLDAGADIIETNTFNSTRISQADYGMQALAYELNFEGARIAREVADGKTLETPDKPRFVAGVLGPTSRTCSLSPDVNNPGYRNVTFDILVENYSEATRGLIQGGADIIMIETIFDTLNAKAAIFAVEGVFEELGVTLPIMISGTITDASGRTLSGQTTEAFWNSIRHCKPLSVGLNCALGAKELRPYLQELSTKADTFVSAHPNAGLPNAFGEYDETPEQTAAQIEDFAASGFLNIVGGCCGTTPEHIAAIAKVVAKYPPRNIPDIPKACRLSGLEPFTIDRNSLFVNVGERTNITGSARFARLIREENYTEALEVALQQVEAGAQVIDINMDEGMLDSKQAMITFLNLIAGEPDISRVPIMIDSSKWEIIEAGLKCIQGKGIVNSISMKEGEQAFIEHAKLCRRYGAAIVVMAFDEQGQADTAERKIEICARSYDVLVNKAGFPAEDIIFDANIFAVATGIEEHNNYAQDFINACAWIRDNLPHALTSGGVSNVSFSFRGNNPVREAIHSVFLYYAIQNGLNMGIVNAGQLEIYDQIPLALRNKVEDVILNRSPHATEALLEIAEEYRGDGSKKEVENEEWRSLPVDKRLEHALVKGITTYIVEDTEECRQGMNRPIEVIEGPLMSGMNVVGDLFGSGKMFLPQVVKSARVMKQAVAHLIPFIEAEKGDTPEAKGKILMATVKGDVHDIGKNIVGVVLGCNGYDIVDLGVMVPADKILKTAIEEKCDIIGLSGLITPSLDEMVHVAKEMQRQDFHLPLLIGGATTSKAHTAVKIDPHYTNDAVVYVTDASRAVGVATSLLSKELKPAYVQGIREEYAKVRERTANRGAKTDYLTYQQAIDNRLQLDWSNYQAPAPTFTGTKLLNNIDLNVLREYIDWTPFFISWNLVGKYPRIFQDEVVGEAAQSLFNDAQILLDKLINEQLIQAQALFGFWPANQVDYDDLEVYDAEGNVLSRLHHLRQQSIIRDQGPNRCLADYVAPKASGISDYIGGFIVTAGIGVDELCKQYQAQGDDYNAIMVQALADRLAEACAEWLHQQVRTQYWAYAPDETLDNEALIREKYTGIRPAPGYPACPDHTEKGPLFKLLDPEGNCAVWLTEHYAMFPTAAVSGWYFAHPEAKYFAVGKIEKDQVEHYAARKQQNLEQTERWLMPNLAYDPE is encoded by the coding sequence ATGTCCACTCCAAGCGATCGCCATCAGGCTCTATTGCATGCATTAACGCAACGCATTTTATTACTTGATGGCGCAATGGGCACCATGATTCAAAATGAGCAGCTTTCTGAAGAGCAATTTAGAGGTGAACGTTTTGCTGACTGGAGTCAGGATGTTAAGGGCAACAATGACCTGTTGATTCTAACTCAGCCGCAGTTAATTCAGAAAATTGAGCGGGCCTATCTTGATGCTGGCGCCGATATTATTGAAACCAATACCTTTAACTCAACGCGTATTTCTCAAGCCGATTATGGCATGCAAGCACTGGCCTATGAGCTAAACTTTGAGGGCGCCCGCATTGCCCGTGAAGTGGCCGATGGGAAAACCTTAGAAACCCCTGATAAGCCTCGTTTTGTTGCCGGAGTGCTTGGCCCTACCAGCCGTACCTGTTCATTGTCACCGGATGTCAACAACCCAGGCTACCGCAATGTCACCTTTGATATTTTGGTTGAGAACTACAGCGAAGCGACCCGCGGCTTAATCCAAGGCGGTGCCGACATCATCATGATTGAAACCATCTTTGATACACTCAACGCTAAAGCCGCCATCTTTGCCGTTGAAGGCGTATTTGAAGAGTTAGGCGTGACTTTACCGATCATGATTTCAGGCACCATTACTGACGCCTCAGGACGTACTTTATCAGGCCAAACTACCGAAGCTTTTTGGAACTCAATCCGCCACTGTAAACCTCTTTCAGTTGGCTTAAACTGCGCACTAGGCGCTAAAGAGTTACGTCCTTACCTTCAAGAACTATCAACCAAAGCTGACACCTTCGTTTCGGCACACCCTAATGCTGGCTTACCTAATGCCTTTGGTGAATACGATGAAACTCCAGAGCAAACTGCCGCACAAATTGAAGACTTTGCTGCTTCCGGCTTTTTAAATATTGTTGGTGGCTGCTGTGGTACGACGCCAGAGCATATTGCAGCGATAGCAAAAGTAGTGGCCAAGTATCCGCCCCGTAATATTCCGGATATTCCCAAAGCCTGTCGTTTATCAGGACTTGAGCCCTTTACTATTGACCGTAATTCTCTTTTTGTTAACGTCGGTGAGCGGACCAACATTACCGGTTCAGCGCGCTTTGCACGGTTAATTCGCGAAGAAAACTACACCGAAGCACTTGAAGTGGCCTTGCAACAGGTGGAAGCTGGCGCCCAAGTCATTGATATCAATATGGATGAAGGCATGCTTGACTCCAAGCAAGCCATGATAACCTTTTTAAACCTAATTGCCGGCGAACCCGATATTTCTCGCGTGCCGATCATGATTGACTCATCCAAATGGGAAATCATAGAAGCAGGTTTAAAATGTATTCAAGGTAAAGGCATTGTTAACTCCATTTCGATGAAAGAAGGTGAACAAGCTTTTATTGAGCATGCCAAACTTTGCCGGCGTTACGGTGCAGCCATTGTGGTCATGGCCTTTGATGAGCAAGGTCAAGCAGATACTGCTGAGCGTAAAATTGAAATCTGCGCCCGCTCTTACGATGTATTGGTCAATAAAGCAGGTTTTCCTGCTGAAGACATTATTTTTGATGCCAATATTTTTGCCGTCGCCACAGGAATTGAAGAGCACAACAATTATGCCCAAGACTTCATAAATGCCTGTGCTTGGATCCGCGATAACCTGCCCCATGCATTAACCTCTGGCGGCGTCTCGAACGTGTCGTTTTCGTTCCGTGGGAACAACCCGGTGCGCGAAGCGATTCACTCTGTGTTTTTATATTATGCCATTCAAAATGGTCTCAATATGGGCATTGTAAATGCCGGCCAGCTAGAGATTTATGACCAAATTCCTTTAGCCTTACGGAATAAAGTTGAAGACGTCATTCTCAACCGTAGCCCCCATGCCACCGAAGCACTGCTGGAAATTGCCGAAGAGTACCGCGGTGATGGCAGCAAAAAAGAAGTCGAAAACGAAGAGTGGCGCTCACTGCCAGTCGATAAGCGCTTAGAGCATGCATTGGTTAAAGGTATTACCACCTATATTGTGGAAGACACTGAAGAGTGCCGCCAAGGCATGAACCGTCCAATTGAAGTCATCGAAGGTCCGCTCATGTCAGGAATGAACGTGGTGGGCGACTTATTTGGTAGCGGCAAAATGTTCTTACCACAGGTGGTGAAATCAGCGCGAGTCATGAAACAAGCGGTTGCTCACCTAATTCCTTTTATTGAAGCTGAAAAAGGCGATACACCTGAAGCTAAAGGTAAAATCCTGATGGCCACGGTTAAAGGCGATGTACACGATATTGGTAAGAATATTGTTGGCGTAGTCTTGGGTTGTAACGGCTACGATATTGTTGACTTAGGCGTTATGGTACCGGCAGATAAAATTCTGAAAACCGCAATTGAAGAAAAGTGCGACATTATTGGCTTATCCGGATTAATCACCCCTTCTTTGGATGAAATGGTGCATGTGGCTAAAGAAATGCAGCGCCAAGATTTTCATCTACCGCTATTAATTGGTGGTGCTACCACTTCTAAAGCGCATACGGCAGTCAAAATTGATCCTCACTATACCAATGACGCCGTAGTCTATGTCACCGATGCTTCACGCGCGGTAGGGGTAGCTACTAGCCTGTTATCTAAAGAGTTAAAGCCTGCTTATGTACAGGGTATTCGTGAGGAATACGCCAAGGTGCGTGAAAGAACCGCTAATCGCGGTGCTAAAACAGACTATTTAACCTATCAGCAAGCCATTGATAATCGCCTGCAACTTGATTGGAGTAATTATCAAGCGCCTGCGCCTACATTTACTGGCACCAAACTGTTAAATAACATTGATTTAAATGTGCTGCGTGAGTACATCGACTGGACTCCGTTCTTTATTTCTTGGAACTTAGTGGGTAAATACCCCCGCATTTTCCAAGATGAAGTGGTCGGCGAGGCGGCTCAGTCATTATTTAATGACGCCCAGATATTACTCGACAAACTAATCAACGAGCAGCTAATTCAAGCTCAAGCGCTATTTGGCTTTTGGCCCGCCAACCAAGTGGATTACGATGATTTAGAAGTGTATGACGCGGAGGGAAACGTACTTTCGCGCCTGCATCACTTACGCCAGCAGTCAATTATCCGTGATCAAGGGCCAAATCGCTGTTTGGCGGATTATGTAGCGCCTAAAGCAAGTGGTATTAGCGATTATATTGGTGGCTTTATTGTCACCGCCGGTATCGGTGTGGATGAGCTATGTAAGCAATATCAAGCCCAAGGCGATGACTATAATGCCATCATGGTCCAGGCCTTAGCCGACCGCTTAGCGGAAGCCTGTGCTGAATGGCTGCATCAACAAGTACGCACC
- a CDS encoding fatty acid cis/trans isomerase, which yields MRVLFSLILSTLLVLLARGATAEVISYQQQIQPIFNQKCIACHACYDSPCQLNLGSSEGASRGAHKDSVYNGTRLKAQATTRIFVDAFGAEQWRDKGFYDVLAKNNQQAALMQQIIDLGAKNNQWQPNQLLPKNLDIGIYRANQCATQAEFASYAAKNPHGGMPFAVTGLTAEERQILSQWLNQGAPMDWQDWQPTAIEQQQILQWENLLNGRSLKQQLVGRWLYEHLFLAHIYFPEGETSHFFQWVRSRTPSGEPIDLIATRSPNEAVGTDFYYRLRPVADVLVHKTHITFELSAAKLARTQTLFFTPQWEVTQLPGYGAYHRSNPFAAFEAIPAEARYRFMLENAEYFVRNFIRGPVCRGQIATDVIRDQFWAMFQAPEHDLYITYPEYRQQVTALLDMPGQQDELLDLLGLWKVYKKKRNAYEELRKKAYAESELPDWSHIWQGNDNALLTIFRQHDSASVRKGLIGDIPQTLWLMDYPLLERTYYQLVVNFDVFGNVAHQAQTRLYFDLIRNGAEVNFLRLLPPKSRKKLLHGWYQKSGKLKMLMDYTQVDSHTETRLDLPKKQAKDAFAEQLLVRLSALNARPDRLNRCPDGQPCYRENVSMAQQQTDQLLSQLASRQAADLPLINFLPEATLLRVAYSDQPRETYSLLRNRAHSNVAFMMGESLRYQPKLDTLTLYPEVLSSYPNFIFNIPANEIADFVVQAQQVKTQNDFSQLTERWGIRRTHPDFWYYFHDAAEQIKQQQPREYGLLDMNRYENL from the coding sequence ATGCGAGTACTTTTTTCTTTGATCTTAAGCACGTTGCTTGTGTTGTTAGCGCGGGGAGCAACCGCTGAGGTCATTTCTTATCAGCAACAGATTCAGCCGATTTTTAATCAAAAATGTATTGCGTGCCATGCATGTTACGACTCGCCATGTCAGCTTAATTTAGGTAGCAGTGAAGGCGCTAGCCGTGGCGCACACAAAGACAGCGTATATAACGGCACTCGCTTAAAAGCTCAGGCTACCACACGAATATTTGTGGATGCGTTTGGCGCTGAGCAGTGGCGTGACAAAGGTTTTTACGATGTTTTGGCTAAAAATAATCAGCAAGCTGCGTTAATGCAGCAGATTATTGACTTGGGCGCCAAAAACAACCAATGGCAGCCTAATCAGTTATTACCGAAAAATTTGGACATTGGTATTTATCGCGCTAACCAGTGCGCCACACAAGCTGAATTTGCCAGTTATGCAGCAAAAAATCCCCATGGCGGAATGCCCTTTGCCGTCACGGGTTTAACAGCAGAAGAGCGGCAAATCCTTAGCCAGTGGTTGAATCAAGGAGCGCCTATGGATTGGCAGGATTGGCAACCCACAGCGATCGAGCAGCAACAAATTCTACAGTGGGAAAATTTGCTCAATGGCCGCTCACTGAAACAGCAACTGGTAGGGCGTTGGCTGTATGAGCACTTATTTTTAGCCCATATTTATTTTCCCGAAGGCGAGACCTCGCATTTTTTTCAGTGGGTACGTTCGCGCACGCCCAGCGGTGAGCCGATTGATTTGATTGCTACCCGTAGTCCAAACGAAGCAGTAGGTACGGATTTTTATTATCGTTTACGTCCGGTGGCGGATGTGTTGGTGCATAAAACCCATATTACCTTTGAGCTTTCTGCGGCTAAGTTAGCACGTACCCAAACATTATTTTTTACCCCGCAGTGGGAGGTTACGCAGCTACCTGGTTATGGTGCTTACCACCGCAGTAATCCGTTTGCCGCCTTTGAGGCAATTCCAGCTGAGGCGCGTTATCGCTTTATGCTAGAAAACGCTGAGTATTTTGTCCGTAACTTTATCCGCGGGCCAGTGTGCCGGGGGCAGATAGCGACCGATGTGATTCGCGATCAGTTTTGGGCGATGTTCCAAGCACCCGAGCATGATCTTTATATCACTTACCCAGAGTATCGGCAGCAGGTAACAGCGTTACTCGATATGCCGGGCCAACAAGATGAACTACTTGATTTGCTTGGCTTATGGAAGGTGTATAAGAAAAAGCGCAATGCCTATGAAGAGTTGCGAAAAAAAGCCTATGCGGAATCTGAGTTACCTGATTGGTCGCATATTTGGCAGGGCAATGACAATGCCTTGCTGACAATTTTTCGTCAACATGACAGCGCCTCAGTGCGTAAGGGTTTAATCGGCGATATTCCGCAAACCCTGTGGCTGATGGATTATCCTTTACTTGAGCGGACCTATTATCAGTTAGTGGTGAATTTTGATGTGTTTGGTAACGTCGCGCATCAAGCGCAGACTCGACTGTACTTTGATCTGATTCGCAATGGTGCAGAAGTTAACTTTTTGCGCTTATTACCGCCAAAGTCACGCAAAAAACTGCTGCATGGCTGGTACCAAAAAAGTGGCAAATTAAAGATGCTGATGGACTATACCCAAGTCGATAGCCATACCGAAACCAGGTTAGATTTGCCCAAAAAACAGGCAAAAGATGCATTTGCTGAGCAATTACTTGTGCGCTTGAGTGCACTGAATGCCAGACCTGATCGATTAAATCGTTGCCCAGATGGACAGCCCTGTTATCGCGAGAATGTGTCAATGGCTCAGCAACAAACGGATCAATTATTGAGTCAGTTAGCCAGTCGTCAGGCCGCGGACTTACCACTGATTAACTTTTTACCGGAAGCGACCTTACTGCGAGTAGCGTACAGTGACCAGCCGCGCGAAACCTATAGCCTGTTAAGAAACCGTGCCCATTCCAATGTAGCCTTTATGATGGGCGAGTCGTTGCGCTATCAACCGAAGCTAGACACATTAACCTTATACCCTGAAGTTCTTAGTAGTTATCCGAACTTTATCTTTAATATACCAGCCAACGAGATTGCTGACTTTGTAGTACAGGCCCAGCAAGTAAAGACTCAAAACGACTTCAGCCAATTAACTGAGCGTTGGGGTATACGCCGTACGCATCCAGACTTTTGGTACTATTTTCATGATGCTGCCGAGCAAATTAAACAGCAGCAGCCACGAGAATATGGCTTATTGGATATGAACCGTTATGAGAATTTATAA
- a CDS encoding glutaredoxin family protein, which produces MNEVVDYLFYATEGCHLCEVAEQLIAQVMTPRESIEYVEIAQSDALVAKYGLTIPVLQCVRTQQQLMWPFTAEQVQSLFTES; this is translated from the coding sequence ATGAATGAAGTTGTTGACTATCTATTTTATGCCACTGAAGGCTGTCATTTGTGTGAGGTTGCTGAACAACTTATCGCGCAAGTGATGACGCCCCGTGAAAGCATTGAATATGTAGAAATTGCACAATCTGATGCCTTAGTGGCGAAGTACGGATTAACCATTCCGGTTTTGCAATGCGTGCGTACGCAGCAGCAACTGATGTGGCCTTTTACTGCTGAGCAAGTGCAGTCGTTATTTACCGAGAGTTAA
- a CDS encoding ferredoxin--NADP reductase produces MSKFYQEKVTAIHHWTDHLFSFTATRDPGLRFRSGQFVMLGLEVDGRPLMRAYSVASPHYADEIEFFSIKVPDGPLTSRLQHLNVGDEVLISRKPTGTLVLDDLLPGKRLFLFSTGTGLAPFISLLQDPETYERFEQVILLHGVRYEKDLAYREFFTQELPNNEFLGELVQQQLVYYPCVSREPFKHQGRITSLIENEQFYRDTGLEPLNPATDRAMICGSTAMLHDIKDMLEARNFKISPRMGEMGDFVIERAFAD; encoded by the coding sequence ATGAGTAAGTTTTATCAAGAGAAAGTGACTGCTATCCATCATTGGACGGATCACTTATTTAGCTTTACCGCAACCCGTGACCCGGGCCTACGTTTTCGTAGTGGCCAATTTGTCATGTTAGGTTTGGAGGTTGATGGCCGACCGCTAATGCGCGCCTACAGTGTGGCGAGTCCGCACTATGCTGACGAGATTGAGTTTTTCAGTATTAAAGTGCCCGATGGCCCTTTAACGTCTCGCTTACAACATTTAAATGTGGGCGATGAAGTGCTAATTAGTCGTAAGCCGACCGGAACCTTAGTGCTGGATGATTTGCTGCCAGGTAAGCGACTATTTTTGTTTAGTACCGGTACAGGGTTAGCGCCTTTTATTAGCTTGTTACAAGACCCTGAAACCTATGAGCGTTTTGAGCAAGTGATCTTATTACATGGCGTGCGCTATGAAAAAGATTTGGCCTACCGAGAGTTTTTTACCCAAGAATTACCCAATAATGAATTTCTGGGTGAATTAGTTCAGCAACAGTTGGTGTATTACCCCTGTGTTTCACGCGAGCCTTTTAAGCATCAAGGGCGAATTACGAGCCTGATTGAAAACGAGCAGTTTTACCGTGATACGGGGCTGGAGCCACTAAACCCAGCCACTGACCGCGCGATGATATGTGGTAGTACCGCTATGTTGCATGACATTAAAGACATGCTTGAGGCGCGTAACTTTAAAATCTCACCGCGGATGGGTGAGATGGGTGACTTTGTAATTGAGCGTGCCTTTGCCGATTAA